A stretch of the Streptomyces sp. WMMB303 genome encodes the following:
- a CDS encoding alkaline phosphatase D family protein: MPRPLTTQQDQDSQQEIRRAAAALGRRRLLTVTGAAAVLAFTTDLPGSAQAAEADARTAVRADPFTLGVASGDPQPGSVVLWTRLAPEPYEPGSGLPKARIPVRWELSHDRRFRRVVRRGTALAHPELNHAVHVEAEGLGADRVYYYRFRAGKWLSPVGRTRTAPAPGADIGELRLAAVSCQAYHHGYFTAHRHLAEEDVDLVFHLGDYLYEYAVDAHGGARGYTDRALPARFDRETVSLEEYRLRYALYKSDPDLQAAHAAHPFLVTWDDHETENNYADDVPEDGGSPEDFLVRRAAAYRAYWENLPLRRPQRPRGPDMRLYRRLRFGRLAQFDILDTRQYRSDQAYGDGWHHPGPESTDPARTMVGATQERWLIDGWRSSETLWNLVPQQVTFSERRSDGTSAYKVSMDAWDGAPASRDRLLAGAEAAGVENLMVLTGDVHKGYAYDIKRDFGDQDSRTVGTEIVATSVTSGKDGEDRPANWETYLAANPHMKFYNGHRGYVTVRLDKRQARADFRTVAVVTEPGAPVRTAASFATRVGEQGLHEV; encoded by the coding sequence ATGCCGCGTCCCCTCACGACCCAGCAGGATCAGGACAGCCAGCAGGAGATCAGACGAGCGGCGGCGGCGCTGGGCCGCCGCCGCTTGCTGACCGTCACGGGCGCCGCCGCGGTGCTCGCCTTCACCACCGACCTGCCCGGCAGCGCACAGGCGGCCGAGGCGGACGCGCGGACCGCTGTCCGCGCCGACCCCTTCACCCTCGGCGTCGCCTCCGGTGACCCGCAGCCGGGCTCCGTCGTGCTGTGGACGCGCCTCGCGCCCGAGCCCTACGAGCCCGGCAGCGGCCTGCCCAAGGCGCGGATCCCCGTCCGCTGGGAGCTGTCCCACGACCGCCGCTTCCGCCGTGTCGTGCGTCGCGGTACGGCCCTCGCACATCCCGAGCTGAACCATGCCGTGCATGTGGAGGCCGAAGGGCTGGGCGCCGACCGCGTGTACTACTACCGCTTCCGGGCGGGGAAGTGGCTCAGCCCGGTGGGCCGCACCCGCACGGCGCCGGCTCCCGGCGCCGACATCGGCGAGCTCCGGCTGGCCGCCGTCTCCTGCCAGGCGTACCACCACGGCTACTTCACCGCCCACCGGCACCTCGCCGAGGAGGACGTGGACCTGGTCTTCCACCTCGGCGACTACCTGTACGAGTACGCCGTCGACGCGCACGGCGGCGCCCGCGGGTACACCGACCGGGCGCTGCCCGCCCGCTTCGACCGGGAGACGGTCTCGCTGGAGGAGTACCGGCTGCGGTACGCGCTCTACAAGTCGGACCCCGATCTGCAGGCGGCGCACGCGGCGCACCCGTTCCTGGTCACCTGGGACGACCATGAGACGGAGAACAACTACGCGGACGACGTCCCCGAGGACGGCGGCTCCCCGGAGGACTTCCTGGTGCGCCGCGCAGCCGCCTACCGCGCGTACTGGGAGAACCTGCCGCTGCGCCGGCCCCAGCGGCCCAGGGGCCCGGACATGCGCCTCTACCGCAGGCTGCGGTTCGGCAGGCTGGCGCAGTTCGACATCCTCGACACCCGGCAGTACCGCTCGGACCAGGCGTACGGCGACGGCTGGCACCACCCGGGCCCGGAGTCGACGGATCCGGCCCGCACCATGGTCGGCGCCACGCAGGAGCGCTGGCTGATCGACGGGTGGCGCAGCTCGGAGACCCTCTGGAACCTCGTTCCGCAGCAGGTCACCTTCTCCGAGCGGCGCAGCGACGGCACGTCCGCCTACAAGGTCAGCATGGACGCCTGGGACGGCGCCCCGGCCTCCCGGGACCGGCTGCTGGCGGGTGCCGAGGCTGCCGGGGTGGAGAACCTGATGGTGCTCACCGGGGACGTGCACAAGGGGTACGCGTACGACATCAAGCGGGACTTCGGCGACCAGGACTCCCGCACGGTGGGGACCGAGATCGTCGCCACTTCCGTCACCAGCGGCAAGGACGGCGAGGACCGGCCGGCCAACTGGGAGACCTATCTGGCGGCCAACCCGCACATGAAGTTCTACAACGGGCACCGGGGGTATGTGACCGTGCGGCTGGACAAGCGGCAGGCGCGGGCGGACTTCCGCACGGTCGCGGTCGTCACCGAGCCGGGAGCACCGGTGCGCACCGCCGCGTCCTTCGCCACCCGGGTCGGCGAGCAGGGCCTGCACGAGGTGTGA
- a CDS encoding branched-chain amino acid aminotransferase, which produces MTTPRIAFDLEPTAEPLGTAEREAVLANPGFGRYFTDHMVTIQWTEDRGWHDARLQPYAPLEIDPANMTLHYAQSIFEGLKAYRQPDGSVKVFRPDANARRFQRSARRLAMPQLPVETFVEACDLLVGQDSAWVPGGGEASLYLRPFLFATEVGLGVRPANRYTFMVIASPAGAYFPGGVEPVSVWLSEEYVRAAPGGTGEAKCAGNYAASLVAQAEAAEHGCDQVVWLDAVERRYIEEMGGMNLYFVQGSGDDARIVTPELTGTLLPGITRDSLLQIAADLGYATGEVRLTTDEWRAGNADGSISEVFACGTAAVITPVGRVKSARGEWKVGDGGAGRITMRLREALLAVQTGQAEDTHGWMHTLGC; this is translated from the coding sequence ATGACGACCCCCCGTATCGCATTCGACCTCGAACCGACCGCCGAGCCGCTCGGTACCGCCGAGCGGGAGGCGGTGCTGGCGAACCCCGGTTTCGGGCGGTATTTCACCGACCACATGGTGACCATCCAGTGGACCGAGGACCGCGGCTGGCACGACGCGCGCCTGCAGCCCTACGCTCCGCTGGAGATCGACCCGGCGAACATGACGCTGCACTACGCGCAGTCGATCTTCGAGGGGCTGAAGGCGTACCGACAGCCCGACGGCTCGGTGAAGGTCTTCCGGCCGGACGCCAATGCCCGCCGCTTCCAGCGCAGTGCCCGCCGGCTGGCGATGCCCCAGCTGCCCGTGGAGACCTTCGTGGAGGCGTGCGACCTGCTGGTGGGGCAGGACAGCGCGTGGGTGCCCGGCGGGGGCGAGGCGTCCCTCTACCTGCGGCCGTTCCTGTTCGCCACCGAGGTCGGGCTGGGGGTGCGGCCCGCGAACCGGTACACGTTCATGGTCATCGCGTCCCCGGCGGGCGCCTACTTCCCCGGCGGCGTCGAGCCCGTCTCGGTGTGGCTCTCCGAGGAGTACGTGCGCGCCGCGCCGGGCGGGACGGGCGAGGCCAAGTGCGCGGGCAACTACGCCGCCTCGCTGGTCGCCCAGGCGGAGGCCGCCGAGCACGGCTGCGACCAGGTGGTCTGGCTGGACGCGGTGGAGCGCCGTTACATCGAGGAGATGGGCGGCATGAACCTCTACTTCGTCCAGGGCTCCGGCGACGACGCGCGGATCGTGACCCCGGAGCTGACCGGGACGCTGCTCCCGGGCATCACCCGGGACTCGCTGCTGCAGATCGCCGCCGACCTCGGATACGCCACGGGGGAGGTGCGCCTGACGACCGACGAGTGGCGCGCGGGCAACGCGGACGGCTCGATCAGTGAGGTGTTCGCCTGCGGGACCGCCGCGGTGATCACGCCCGTCGGCCGGGTGAAGTCGGCGCGCGGCGAGTGGAAGGTCGGCGACGGGGGCGCCGGTCGGATCACGATGCGGCTCCGCGAGGCGCTGCTGGCGGTCCAGACCGGCCAGGCGGAGGACACGCACGGCTGGATGCACACCCTCGGTTGCTGA
- a CDS encoding 3-isopropylmalate dehydrogenase produces MSSGTASRTDRTIDLAVISGDGIGPEVVAQGLKVLTAVLLPDVELETHEYDLGAKRWHATGETLTDGELERLAGHDAILLGAIGDPGVPSGVLERGLLLKLRFAFDHFVNLRPSTLFPNTESPLAGRPEIDFVVVREGTEGPYVGNGGSIRKGTPQEVANEVSVNTAFGVERVVRDAYARAQARPRKKLTLVHKNNVLVHAGHLWKDTFDRVGREYPEVTTDYLHVDAATIFLVTDPARFDVIVTDNLFGDIITDLAAAVSGGIGLAASGNINPTRQFPSMFEPVHGSAPDIAGSGKADPTATVLSVALLLRHLGHEAEAARVEAAVTADLAERDAAPVRTTDEIGDALAARVAG; encoded by the coding sequence ATGTCTTCAGGAACGGCCTCCCGCACGGACCGCACCATCGACCTCGCAGTGATCTCCGGAGACGGAATCGGTCCCGAGGTCGTCGCCCAGGGCCTCAAGGTCCTCACCGCCGTCCTCCTGCCGGACGTCGAGCTGGAGACGCACGAGTACGATCTCGGCGCCAAACGCTGGCACGCCACCGGGGAGACCCTCACCGACGGCGAACTGGAGCGGCTCGCGGGACACGACGCGATCCTGCTCGGTGCCATCGGCGACCCCGGTGTCCCCTCCGGGGTGCTGGAGCGCGGCCTGTTGCTCAAACTGCGCTTCGCCTTCGACCACTTCGTCAACCTGCGCCCCTCCACGCTCTTCCCGAACACCGAGTCCCCGCTGGCGGGCCGTCCGGAGATCGACTTCGTCGTCGTCCGCGAGGGAACCGAGGGGCCCTATGTGGGCAACGGGGGCAGCATCCGCAAGGGCACCCCGCAGGAGGTCGCCAACGAGGTCAGCGTCAACACCGCGTTCGGTGTGGAGCGGGTCGTGCGCGACGCGTACGCCCGGGCGCAGGCGCGCCCGCGGAAGAAGCTGACCCTGGTGCACAAGAACAATGTGCTGGTGCACGCCGGTCACCTGTGGAAGGACACCTTCGACCGGGTCGGACGCGAGTACCCCGAAGTCACGACCGACTACCTGCACGTCGACGCGGCCACGATCTTCCTCGTGACCGATCCGGCGCGGTTCGACGTGATCGTCACCGACAACCTCTTCGGCGACATCATCACCGACCTGGCCGCCGCCGTCAGCGGCGGGATCGGGCTCGCGGCCTCGGGGAACATCAATCCCACCCGGCAGTTCCCGTCCATGTTCGAGCCGGTGCACGGGTCCGCGCCCGACATCGCGGGGAGCGGGAAGGCCGACCCGACCGCCACCGTCCTGTCCGTCGCCCTGCTGCTGCGCCATCTCGGCCACGAGGCCGAGGCCGCCCGCGTCGAGGCGGCCGTCACCGCGGATCTCGCCGAGCGGGACGCCGCTCCGGTCCGCACCACCGACGAGATCGGCGACGCGCTCGCGGCCCGCGTGGCCGGCTGA
- a CDS encoding metallophosphoesterase family protein, producing the protein MAANDLPDLGVPARLAARMSMPEQHAYLREKLGRRTRPVLPDGPSRRGMLRGGGLLAAGAAGAAGLRADTAVPRGVGNAPDGSAALLPRAAVDGELVAPFGRHLAFGADPASQMRISWQVALPVRRPYLRVGTTPWDLGGKVAAEVRALHTPALNSALPRVEQLYLHVGLEGLRPGTTYYYGVGHDGSDPAAPERSHTVDSFTTAPADGTRPFVFTAFGDQGVSPEARTAGRLLLGRDPAFHLHAGDICYADGTGHGEGSDRYDARMWDRFLAQIEPVARRVPWMVTTGNHDMEAWYSPDGYGGQTARWSLPGDGPDPERAPGIYSFVYGNVGVVALDANDVSYEIPANRGCTGGAQTRWLERTLVRLRARRGVDFVVVFFHHCAYSTARHGSDGGVRERWVALFERHHVDLVVNGHNHVYERTDPLRGGRPTRALRSGETTDPVADGTVYVTAGGGGRQLYDFRAPDSFEGHVRERDSVPGIRWAEERTAEQDHVEWSRVRYTGFSFLAVESRPGPRPALSVTALAQSGRRVDHFAVRRR; encoded by the coding sequence ATGGCCGCGAACGACCTGCCCGACCTGGGCGTGCCCGCTCGGCTCGCCGCGCGCATGAGCATGCCGGAGCAGCACGCCTACCTGCGCGAGAAGCTCGGCCGCCGCACCCGTCCCGTCCTGCCGGACGGACCGAGCAGGCGCGGGATGCTGCGCGGCGGCGGACTGCTGGCAGCGGGGGCGGCGGGCGCCGCGGGGCTGCGCGCGGACACCGCGGTCCCGCGCGGCGTCGGGAATGCTCCAGACGGCAGCGCGGCGCTGCTGCCCCGGGCCGCCGTGGACGGCGAGCTGGTCGCCCCGTTCGGCCGCCACCTCGCCTTCGGCGCCGACCCGGCGTCGCAGATGCGGATCTCCTGGCAGGTGGCGCTCCCGGTCCGGCGCCCCTACCTGCGGGTGGGCACCACGCCGTGGGACCTGGGCGGCAAGGTGGCGGCGGAGGTACGCGCGCTGCACACCCCCGCGCTGAACAGTGCGCTGCCGCGTGTCGAGCAGCTCTATCTGCACGTCGGCCTGGAGGGGCTGCGCCCGGGCACGACGTACTACTACGGCGTCGGGCACGACGGCTCCGACCCCGCGGCGCCCGAGCGGTCACACACCGTGGACTCCTTCACCACAGCGCCCGCCGACGGCACCCGACCCTTCGTCTTCACCGCCTTCGGCGATCAGGGCGTCAGCCCCGAAGCGCGCACCGCCGGCCGGCTCCTGCTCGGCCGGGACCCGGCCTTCCATCTGCATGCGGGCGACATCTGCTACGCCGACGGGACCGGGCACGGCGAGGGCTCCGACCGCTACGACGCGCGGATGTGGGACCGGTTCCTCGCCCAGATCGAGCCGGTGGCCCGCCGGGTGCCGTGGATGGTGACCACCGGCAACCACGACATGGAGGCCTGGTACTCGCCCGACGGCTACGGCGGCCAGACCGCGCGCTGGTCGCTGCCCGGCGACGGGCCCGACCCCGAGCGGGCGCCCGGGATCTACTCGTTCGTGTACGGGAACGTCGGCGTGGTGGCCCTGGACGCGAACGACGTCTCCTATGAGATCCCGGCCAACCGCGGCTGCACCGGCGGAGCGCAGACCCGGTGGCTGGAGCGGACGCTGGTGCGGCTGCGTGCCCGCCGGGGCGTCGACTTCGTGGTCGTCTTCTTCCACCACTGCGCGTACTCGACCGCCCGCCACGGCTCGGACGGCGGGGTACGGGAGAGGTGGGTGGCGCTGTTCGAGCGGCACCACGTCGACCTCGTGGTCAACGGGCACAATCACGTCTACGAGCGCACCGACCCGCTGCGCGGCGGCAGACCCACCCGCGCGCTGCGGAGCGGCGAGACGACCGACCCGGTGGCGGACGGGACCGTCTACGTCACGGCGGGCGGAGGCGGGCGCCAGCTGTACGACTTCCGGGCGCCCGACAGCTTCGAGGGGCACGTCCGGGAGCGGGACAGCGTCCCGGGAATCCGCTGGGCCGAGGAGCGGACCGCCGAGCAGGACCACGTGGAGTGGTCCCGGGTCCGCTACACCGGGTTCTCCTTCTTGGCGGTGGAGTCCCGCCCCGGGCCTCGGCCGGCACTCTCGGTGACGGCGTTGGCGCAGTCGGGGCGGCGCGTCGACCACTTCGCGGTGCGCCGCCGCTGA
- the pruA gene encoding L-glutamate gamma-semialdehyde dehydrogenase produces MDAVTQVPAPYNEPVHTYAPGSPERARLEARLKELGDSPRELPMTIDGVKRMGGGERVDVVQPHNHRKVLGTYATATRQDAQDAVDAALAAAPAWRALSFDDRAAIILKAAELLSGPWRETIAASTMLGQSKTAQQAEIDAPCELIDFWRFNVHFARELMTEQPLVQPNGIWNRMDHRPLEGFVYAITPFNFTAIAGNLPTAPALMGNVVVWKPSPTQTHSAVLLMELLEEAGLPKGVINLVTGDGKEVSEVALPHPDLAGVHFTGSTATFQHLWKSVGENITNYKSYPRIVGETGGKDFIVAHSSADPAVLKTAITRGAFEYQGQKCSAASRAYLPRSLWESGFKDDLATEVRGLSMGDVTDLSHFIGAVIDDRAFAKNKAAIDRAAADPSCEILVGGTCDDSTGYFVSPTVIVCSDPENEVFKAEYFGPIIAIHVYEDENWDAMLDQMESASAYALTGAVLAKDRAVLAAASEKLRFAAGNFYLNDRPTGSIVGQQPFGGARASGTNDKAGSKFNLIRWSSPRAIKETQVAPTDYRYPHMG; encoded by the coding sequence GTGGACGCTGTGACCCAGGTCCCCGCCCCGTACAACGAGCCGGTGCACACCTACGCGCCCGGCAGCCCCGAGCGTGCGCGCCTGGAGGCCAGACTCAAGGAGCTGGGCGACAGCCCCCGCGAGCTGCCGATGACGATCGACGGCGTCAAGCGGATGGGCGGCGGCGAGCGTGTCGACGTCGTCCAGCCGCACAACCACCGGAAGGTCCTGGGCACCTACGCGACCGCCACCCGGCAGGACGCACAGGACGCCGTCGACGCGGCGCTCGCCGCGGCCCCGGCCTGGCGCGCGCTGTCCTTCGACGACCGGGCCGCGATCATCCTCAAGGCCGCCGAGCTGCTCTCCGGCCCCTGGCGCGAGACGATCGCCGCCTCCACCATGCTGGGCCAGTCCAAGACCGCGCAGCAGGCCGAGATCGACGCGCCCTGCGAGCTGATCGACTTCTGGCGCTTCAACGTGCACTTCGCCCGTGAGCTGATGACCGAGCAGCCGCTGGTCCAGCCCAACGGGATCTGGAACCGCATGGACCACCGCCCGCTGGAGGGCTTCGTCTACGCGATCACGCCGTTCAACTTCACCGCCATCGCGGGCAACCTGCCCACGGCCCCGGCGCTGATGGGCAACGTGGTCGTCTGGAAGCCGTCCCCCACCCAGACGCACTCCGCCGTGCTGCTCATGGAGCTGCTGGAGGAGGCCGGGCTGCCCAAGGGCGTGATCAACCTGGTGACCGGCGACGGCAAGGAGGTGTCCGAGGTCGCACTGCCGCACCCGGACCTGGCCGGCGTCCACTTCACCGGATCGACCGCCACCTTCCAGCACCTGTGGAAGTCCGTGGGCGAGAACATCACGAACTACAAGTCCTACCCGCGCATCGTGGGTGAGACCGGCGGCAAGGACTTCATCGTCGCCCACTCCTCGGCCGACCCGGCCGTGCTCAAGACCGCCATCACCCGGGGCGCCTTCGAGTACCAGGGCCAGAAGTGCTCCGCCGCCTCCCGCGCCTACCTGCCCCGCTCCCTGTGGGAGAGCGGCTTCAAGGACGACCTGGCCACCGAGGTGCGTGGGCTGTCCATGGGCGATGTGACGGACCTGTCGCACTTCATCGGCGCCGTCATCGACGACCGGGCCTTCGCCAAGAACAAGGCCGCCATCGACCGCGCCGCGGCCGATCCGTCCTGCGAGATCCTGGTCGGCGGCACCTGCGACGACAGCACCGGCTACTTCGTCTCGCCGACCGTCATCGTCTGCTCCGACCCGGAGAACGAGGTCTTCAAGGCCGAGTACTTCGGCCCGATCATCGCGATCCACGTCTACGAGGACGAGAACTGGGACGCGATGCTGGACCAGATGGAGTCGGCCTCGGCGTACGCGCTGACCGGCGCCGTCCTGGCCAAGGACCGCGCGGTGCTGGCCGCCGCCTCGGAGAAGCTGCGGTTCGCCGCGGGCAACTTCTACCTCAACGACCGTCCCACCGGGTCCATCGTCGGCCAGCAGCCCTTCGGCGGTGCGCGGGCCTCGGGCACCAACGACAAGGCCGGCTCGAAGTTCAACCTGATCCGCTGGTCCTCGCCGCGCGCGATCAAGGAGACCCAGGTCGCGCCGACCGACTACCGGTACCCGCACATGGGCTGA
- a CDS encoding proline dehydrogenase family protein: MLGPVLLAAARSDSIRRLVSAAPVTRPMVDRFVAGERLDPCLDSVAALAARGMQVTIDHLGEDITDRSEALRNRDAYLALTDALAAAGLAEQAEMSVKLSAFGQALPGGHDLAHDNVLPVVEAAAAAGTTVTLDMEDHTTVDSTLAILSQLRERFPGTGAVVQSYLFRTEEDCHALAGEGSRVRLVKGAYKEPAEVAYQDKHEVDRAYVRCLKILMAGEGYPMVGSHDPRMVAIAQNLAERYGRKRDEYEFQMLYGIRAAEQERLVADGYRMRVYVPYGTDWYGYFMRRLAERPANMGFFLRSLVTRN; the protein is encoded by the coding sequence GTGCTGGGACCCGTGCTCCTCGCCGCCGCGCGCAGCGACAGCATCCGCCGCCTCGTCTCGGCCGCTCCGGTGACCCGCCCGATGGTGGACCGGTTCGTGGCGGGCGAGCGGCTCGATCCGTGTCTGGACTCCGTCGCGGCGCTGGCCGCGCGCGGCATGCAGGTGACCATCGACCACCTGGGCGAGGACATCACCGACCGGTCGGAAGCTCTCCGTAACCGCGACGCCTACCTCGCGCTGACCGACGCGCTGGCCGCTGCCGGGCTCGCCGAGCAGGCCGAGATGTCGGTCAAACTCTCCGCCTTCGGCCAGGCGCTCCCGGGCGGGCACGACCTGGCGCACGACAACGTGCTGCCCGTCGTCGAGGCCGCTGCCGCCGCTGGGACGACGGTCACCCTCGACATGGAGGACCACACCACCGTCGACTCGACGCTGGCGATCCTCTCGCAGTTGCGCGAGCGCTTCCCCGGTACGGGTGCCGTGGTCCAGTCGTACCTCTTCCGTACCGAGGAGGACTGTCACGCGCTCGCCGGCGAGGGCTCCCGGGTCCGGCTGGTCAAGGGCGCCTACAAGGAGCCCGCCGAGGTCGCCTACCAGGACAAGCACGAGGTCGACCGGGCGTACGTGCGCTGTCTGAAGATCCTGATGGCCGGTGAGGGCTACCCGATGGTGGGATCCCACGATCCCCGCATGGTGGCCATCGCCCAGAACTTGGCCGAGCGTTACGGTCGAAAGCGGGACGAGTACGAGTTCCAGATGCTCTACGGCATCCGCGCGGCCGAGCAGGAGCGGCTGGTCGCGGACGGGTACCGGATGCGCGTCTACGTTCCGTACGGCACCGACTGGTACGGATACTTCATGCGGCGGCTGGCGGAGCGCCCCGCGAACATGGGCTTCTTCCTGCGCTCACTCGTCACCCGCAACTGA
- a CDS encoding helix-turn-helix domain-containing protein, which produces MREDYQALIDEVSQLLGTPATLESRDFSLIAFGAHEGGADGDEGQDGGPALDPVRTRTILQRRSTPAVRAFFESYGIARASGPVRIPPPVSGQEVPPDPAAGLVHGRICLPVRDRGVVHGYIWLLDDGTLELTDPRLAAAMAVADRTGAQLAADSRAEEHTGELLHAALAEHGGAARDEAVAGLRTALGETAYGPLALVAVLPWPEEDATAVRGPLPAALPRLAAQCVRDGALAALVRLRTPHGLEAARSAADRLLRAPGRAGSADPATGAPAPTAGLSSPRSGLSDLSTAWYEARAAARAAAAEPRPGALAEWDAIGPYRMLTGIPRTAGTGPDPAVQDLLRATHHELARTAEVYLDCAGQAGRAAAALGIHRQTLYYRLSRVERLTGLDLNEGEDRLLLHMALKAARL; this is translated from the coding sequence ATGCGCGAGGACTACCAGGCGCTGATCGACGAGGTCTCGCAGTTGCTGGGCACCCCGGCCACGCTGGAGAGCCGGGACTTCTCGCTGATCGCCTTCGGGGCGCACGAGGGCGGTGCCGACGGCGACGAGGGGCAGGACGGTGGCCCCGCGCTGGACCCGGTGCGCACCCGCACCATCCTCCAACGCCGCTCCACCCCCGCCGTGCGCGCCTTCTTCGAGAGCTACGGCATCGCCCGGGCGAGCGGCCCGGTGCGCATCCCTCCGCCGGTTTCCGGCCAGGAGGTGCCGCCGGACCCGGCAGCGGGCCTGGTGCACGGACGGATCTGCCTGCCGGTGCGCGACCGGGGCGTCGTGCACGGCTACATCTGGCTGCTGGACGACGGGACACTGGAGCTCACCGACCCGCGGCTGGCCGCGGCGATGGCGGTCGCCGACCGCACCGGCGCCCAGCTGGCCGCCGACTCCCGTGCCGAGGAGCACACCGGGGAACTGCTGCACGCAGCCCTGGCCGAGCACGGCGGAGCCGCACGGGACGAGGCGGTCGCCGGGCTGCGGACGGCACTGGGCGAGACCGCGTACGGGCCGCTGGCGCTGGTGGCGGTGCTGCCCTGGCCGGAAGAGGACGCGACCGCGGTCCGCGGCCCGCTCCCCGCCGCCCTCCCCCGGCTCGCGGCCCAGTGCGTGCGGGACGGGGCGCTGGCCGCGCTCGTGCGGCTGCGCACCCCGCACGGCCTGGAGGCGGCCCGGTCGGCGGCCGACCGGCTGCTGCGCGCGCCGGGCCGGGCCGGGAGCGCGGACCCGGCGACCGGGGCTCCGGCTCCGACCGCCGGACTGAGCAGCCCCCGCAGCGGACTGTCGGACCTGTCGACGGCCTGGTACGAGGCCCGCGCCGCGGCCCGGGCCGCGGCGGCCGAACCCCGGCCGGGTGCACTGGCCGAATGGGACGCCATCGGGCCCTACCGGATGCTCACCGGCATCCCCCGCACCGCGGGCACCGGGCCCGATCCCGCTGTGCAGGACCTCCTCCGCGCCACCCATCACGAGCTGGCCCGCACCGCCGAGGTCTACCTCGACTGCGCGGGCCAGGCGGGCCGCGCCGCCGCCGCACTCGGCATCCACCGGCAGACCCTCTACTACCGCCTCTCCCGGGTCGAGCGCCTCACCGGCCTGGACCTGAACGAGGGCGAGGACCGCCTGCTGCTGCACATGGCGCTCAAGGCCGCCCGGCTGTGA
- the serA gene encoding phosphoglycerate dehydrogenase — translation MSKPVVLIAEELSPATVEALGPDFEIRQCDGADRSELLPALADVDAVLVRSATKIDAEAVAAAHKLKVVARAGVGLDNVDVPAATKAGVMVVNAPTSNIVTAAELACGLLIATARNIPQANTALKNGEWKRSKYTGVELSEKTLGVVGLGRIGVLVAQRMSAFGMKVVAYDPFVQPARAAQMGVKLLSLDELLAVSDFITVHLPKTPETLGLIGDEALHKVKPNVRVVNAARGGIVDEEALAAAIKEGRVAGAGLDVYASEPCTDSPLFAFDQVVCTPHLGASTGEAQEKAGIAVAKSVRLALAGELVPDAVNVQGGVIAEDVRPALPLAENLGRIFTALAGEVAVRLDVEVYGEITQHDVKVLELSALKGVFEDVVDDTVSYVNAPLFAQERGVEVRLTTSSESAEHRNVVTVRGTLAGGEEVSASGTLSGPKHLQKLVAINEHGVDLAVADHMAFLRYSDRPGVVGTVGRVLGEAGVNIAGMQVSRAEEGGEALVALTVDGTIGAAALSEIADEVGATHARAVNLTE, via the coding sequence GTGAGCAAGCCCGTAGTACTCATCGCCGAAGAGCTGTCGCCCGCGACCGTCGAAGCGCTGGGGCCGGATTTCGAGATCCGGCAGTGTGACGGCGCAGACCGGAGCGAACTCCTCCCCGCTCTCGCCGATGTGGACGCCGTTCTCGTCCGCTCCGCCACCAAGATCGACGCCGAGGCCGTGGCCGCGGCGCACAAGCTCAAGGTGGTCGCCCGCGCCGGAGTCGGACTCGACAACGTGGACGTGCCCGCCGCCACCAAGGCGGGCGTGATGGTGGTCAACGCCCCCACCTCCAACATCGTCACCGCGGCCGAGCTGGCCTGCGGCCTGCTCATCGCGACGGCCCGGAACATTCCGCAGGCCAACACGGCGCTCAAGAACGGCGAGTGGAAGCGCAGCAAGTACACCGGTGTGGAGCTGAGCGAGAAGACGCTCGGCGTGGTCGGCCTGGGCCGGATCGGTGTGCTGGTGGCCCAGCGGATGTCGGCGTTCGGGATGAAGGTCGTCGCCTACGACCCGTTCGTGCAGCCGGCCCGGGCCGCGCAGATGGGCGTCAAGCTGCTCTCGCTGGACGAGCTGCTGGCCGTCTCGGACTTCATCACCGTCCACCTGCCCAAGACCCCGGAGACCCTCGGGCTCATCGGGGACGAGGCGCTGCACAAGGTCAAGCCGAACGTGCGCGTGGTCAACGCGGCGCGCGGCGGCATCGTCGACGAGGAGGCGCTGGCGGCGGCCATCAAGGAGGGCCGGGTCGCGGGCGCGGGCCTGGACGTGTACGCCTCCGAGCCGTGCACCGACTCGCCGCTCTTCGCCTTCGACCAGGTGGTGTGCACCCCGCACCTGGGAGCCTCCACCGGTGAGGCGCAGGAGAAGGCCGGTATCGCGGTCGCCAAGTCGGTGCGGCTGGCCCTGGCGGGTGAGCTGGTGCCCGACGCGGTCAACGTGCAGGGCGGGGTGATCGCCGAGGATGTGCGCCCGGCGCTGCCGCTCGCCGAGAACCTGGGCCGGATCTTCACCGCGCTGGCCGGTGAGGTCGCCGTCCGGCTGGATGTCGAGGTCTACGGCGAGATCACCCAGCACGATGTCAAGGTGCTGGAACTGTCGGCGCTCAAGGGCGTGTTCGAAGACGTGGTGGACGACACGGTCAGCTACGTCAACGCGCCCCTGTTCGCCCAGGAGCGCGGGGTCGAGGTGCGGCTGACCACCTCCAGCGAGTCCGCCGAGCACCGCAACGTGGTGACCGTGCGGGGCACCCTCGCCGGGGGCGAGGAGGTCTCGGCGTCCGGCACCCTCTCCGGTCCCAAGCACCTGCAGAAACTCGTGGCCATCAACGAGCACGGTGTGGACCTCGCGGTCGCCGACCACATGGCGTTCCTGCGCTACAGCGACCGGCCCGGTGTCGTCGGCACCGTCGGCCGTGTGCTGGGCGAGGCGGGGGTCAACATCGCGGGCATGCAGGTCTCCCGGGCCGAGGAGGGCGGCGAGGCGCTCGTCGCGCTGACCGTCGACGGCACCATCGGCGCCGCGGCGCTCTCCGAGATCGCCGACGAGGTGGGCGCCACCCACGCCCGGGCGGTCAACCTGACCGAGTGA